From Calderihabitans maritimus, the proteins below share one genomic window:
- the merR gene encoding Hg(II)-responsive transcriptional regulator, producing the protein MKGLTISQVAKQVGVNVETVRYYERLGLISKPPRTESGYRLFPHEVIGRIKFIKRAQELGFTLSEINKLLGLADSENFDCHEVRQFASQKLREIESKIRDLEKIKIVLQDLSSRCPGQGSISQCPIIETLSGEGGG; encoded by the coding sequence GTGAAAGGACTCACCATAAGCCAAGTAGCCAAACAGGTCGGTGTAAATGTCGAAACCGTTAGATATTATGAAAGATTAGGGCTTATATCCAAACCACCCCGGACAGAATCCGGATACCGACTTTTCCCTCACGAGGTAATTGGGCGTATTAAGTTTATCAAGCGGGCTCAAGAACTAGGTTTTACTCTATCCGAAATTAACAAACTGCTTGGCCTGGCCGATAGTGAAAACTTTGACTGTCATGAAGTACGGCAATTTGCATCCCAAAAGCTTAGAGAAATCGAGTCAAAAATACGTGACCTGGAAAAGATCAAAATCGTTCTGCAAGACTTGTCTAGCAGATGTCCAGGTCAAGGATCGATTAGCCAGTGTCCTATTATAGAAACTTTATCTGGGGAAGGGGGTGGCTAA